A region from the Fusarium graminearum PH-1 chromosome 4, whole genome shotgun sequence genome encodes:
- a CDS encoding serine/threonine-protein phosphatase 2A activator 1, producing MTSTTPPKLNALEILDLRSSPPAFTTPSKRINEGSDVARFLTSLAYRDIGVFILQLNRALCPRNQSSSPLPRTFPLNSKPATTPSVQTLQALLAKIGSFIDEAPPDPGPRRFGNVSFRKWHAIFEERLSELLDEGLLGETLKVGDGKAKEEVSLYLLGGFGSVQRLDYGTGHELSFVAFLGCLWKLGFFKDGEQGGEIEREIVLKIIEPYLNVVRKLILTYTLEPAGSHGVWGLDDHSFMPYIFGSAQLTRPINENEPMPLEGSVKGAPKPSDVTKAVVVEDQRQVNMYFSAIGFINDVKKGPFWEHSPILFDISGIRDGWGKINKGMIKMFNAEVLSKFPVVQHFPFGSLFSWDVDPDATTPTQSVHMVNQPAMAAPTPSGPGTSAPWAQATRMPPSGPGIPYSRMPPPGPNSGSLARPPRNTSGTGSTDAQITVTKAPWARDS from the exons ATGACGTCCACAACCCCTCCAAAGCTCAATGCGCTTGAGATTCTGGACCTCAGAAGCTCCCCGCCAGCGTTTACGACACCCTCGAAGCGCATCAACGAAGGCTCCGACGTCGCTCGTTTCCTCACAAGCTTAGCCTACCGCGACATTGGCGTTTTCATCCTCCAGCTCAACCGCGCTTTATGTCCTCGCAACCAATCCTCGTCGCCCCTCCCCCGCACCTTTCCCCTCAACTCGAAACCAGCAACGACGCCGTCTGTCCAGACCCTACAAGCTCTTTTGGCAAAAATTGGAAGCTTTATCGATGAAGCGCCACCAGACCCAGGTCCTCGACGATTCGGAAATGTTAGCTTTCGAAAGTGGCACGCTATCTTTGAGGAGCGTTTGAGTGAGCTGCTTGACGAGGGGCTCCTAGGTGAAACACtgaaagttggagatggcaAGGCGAAAGAGGAGGTCTCTCTCTACCTGCTCGGCGGCTTCGGTAGTGTACAGCGACTAGACTATGGAACTGGACATGAATTGAGCTTTgttgcttttcttggctGTCTATGGAAGTTGGGTTTCTTCAAGGatggagaacaaggaggCGAGATCGAGCGTGAGATTGTTCTCAAGATTATTGAACC CTACCTCAACGTTGTGAGGAAACTTATTCTAACCTATACCCTCGAACCTGCCGGCTCTCATGGCGTCTGGGGCCTCGACGACCATTCCTTCATGCCATACATCTTTGGCTCTGCACAACTTACACGACCGATCAACGAGAACGAACCAATGCCTTTAGAAGGATCTGTAAAGGGTGCCCCCAAGCCCAGCGATGTTACCaaggcggtggtggtggaggatcAGCGCCAAGTCAACATGTATTTCTCAGCCATTGGCTTTATCAACGACGTGAAGAAGGGCCCATTCTGGGAGCATAGTCCGATCCTGTTCGACATCTCGGGCATTCGCGACGGTTGgggcaagatcaacaagggcatgaTCAAGATGTTCAACGCTGAAGTGTTGTCCAAGTTTCCTGTTGTCCAGCACTTTCCATTCGGGTCATTGTTCTCTTGGGACGTTGACCCAGATGCGACAACACCTACTCAGAGCGTTCATATGGTAAATCAACCAGCAATGGCCGCACCAACACCGTCGGGACCTGGAACATCCGCACCTTGGGCCCAAGCTACAAGAATGCCACCATCAGGCCCTGGCATTCCCTACTCACGTATGCCACCACCAGGTCCCAACTCAGGGTCACTTGCAAGGCCACCCAGAAACACATCTGGTACAGGATCTACAGACGCACAAATCACTGTCACGAAAGCGCCATGGGCTAGAGATTCTTGA